ATTGGGACTGTTGTGAAGGGCTGCATCAATAAGCTGGACTCAGTTCTGTTTAATACTAATGTTATCCGATTATAAGCTTACCACAAGAGTCCTAGTGTCCTGTGTGGCCCCAGAGGAAAATTCATAAAACATACTCTGAATGGAAAACCCATCATGTCACCACTACATTGTGTTTTCAGAGGAGCCGCGGCTGAGTTTCTGAAGTCCTCAATATAAACATATCAAAgccattttttgtttgtagGCATTTCAAGACCCAAGGCTGAACTCAAGCATGAACTCATCCTCACCTACGCAAACATTTTTACACTCATCACAAGTCTGCCTCTGCAGTCACTGAGCAATCTAAATTTGATTTTGCTTCATATGTAAATTAGATACAAAGTTTCAGTGATGAGTTGTGAGTACAAATTTAGTTCCTGTCCTTTTTCTCTAGGAGGTAATTTTATCTATGAGAACACGGAAACCACTAAGGCGGTTATTACTAAAGTAAAGATCATTTTCGCACGTCTACAatgtgtgacacacatctgcttTTGACACAGACACAAGTGTGCACACTGAGATAGCAAACAAAAGTTGTTCAACATTGTGCTATCAGTCTAAATTTGATGAATTCTGCATTGAGCATTGATATTGTTTCTTAATCAGTTTTGCACCCTCAGATAATATTGAGATAATATTAACAACATGACCGGAGAACTTCAATAATAAAgctaaacagcaacaaaaataggAAGCATCTCAAACACTGGCTGATAGCAAACCAGGTGTGTGACCACCCAGAactcatttatgtatttatttttgttgtatatctttatgtctttgttcattttaatgttttatgtgaCGTGGCCTGGGACTACAGATATAAATGATGAGTTTTGTTATAACCTGGCATCTTTTAATTTTGGCATACTGATGTACATCAACATGCAATTATCCAGTtagataaagaaaaacatttcatttaatcAATACTGAATTCTGACattgttttttaatcacttttgtgGCATTTCAACTCATATTAAAAGGCAAATTACTAACAATACTCAATACTTCAGAGTATTGTACTTCTGTATCTACAGCCAGGATAAATTGTGTAATGATGTTGAAATATATTATCCTTATTAAACTTCTTATTATTCATTTAACTCACGTTAAATACtttttagaatattttatttAGCTTGAAATTATGTCTGGGGAATTTTCTCCTACCTCTGTGATGTCCTGCCTCCATCCAGCCTAGACTGTAGCTTTGAACTGCTTATAGCTAAAGGAAAATTCTCTGTGTAATGCATTTGCACCAactacaaaagaaaatacaaaaacacaatgtgaaTAAAGCACGTGAAATTTTAGAAACCtgtcaaaaactaaaaatgattaaattcaCATCTCAAAGGCTAATTTTGAGCATAACATTTAACCAcctaaaacagtttattttactaTTACAAATATCATCATAAAGAGGTGCAAAAGGTTGCATAAAGTGCCAAATACAGTCAGCAAAGATATGTATGTGATAAAGTGCGTTTCAGTCCCTGGGTAGGTTGTCTCTTGGTCATAAATCCgtaatttttaaatattattcccAAAATCTCGATCAGCCAATTAAAGCATACGTCACTGTCGTCATACTGTCAAGTTTAATCATTATTTAACATTGATCCGACATTTATTTAGGTCTGAGATTTCAGTCTCAGCCACAACGACGATTCAAATAAAAAGGCAGCGTTGTTTTAATGTCGCCTTGCTATCTGTGCATTTGAAGCACTGCTTGGGTGTTTTGACACCGGATGAGGTGACAGGATTCAGTGATAACACATTAAGTTGGATGAATCCGCGGTGGCTTTCAAATCCTAATTTACCACACCTGGTGCGATGCGGTTCACCTGGTCTCATTATACCGGAAACAACTGCATAAAAACGGAGACAGTTGCCAAATAAAAGGAAAGTACGCATATTTTAAGACTTTAGCTTGTCTGCCTTTATTGTgtcctgtttttaaatttagcttTTAGTGAAATGCCTCCCAAAAGGCCACCAGCATACTCCACTGAGCCGTCTGATTCATCCACAAGCGAGGCGTCGGTGGATGAGAAGCCGGAAAAGAAATCAGGTCTGTGCGCAAAAGGCGAAAATCTTTAAGATGGAACGAACTTTAAAAATTATATGTAAATTTACTCTGCGTAGATGCTGCGCCTCATCCATCCACGGCGATCATGGTGAAAGAAGCACTTCAAGCGTTGGACTCGCGCAAAGGGGTTTCATCCCAGGCGATACTGAAGTATATCACAGAAAAATATCCGTCGGTGGATTTGGCGAGACTGAAGACTTTAGTTCGCAAAAACCTGAAGAAGGGAGTGGAAAATGGGACGCTGGTGAAGCCTGGAAACTCCAGCGCGACAACGGCCACGAGGAGATTTAGGGTAAGAGGTTACATCTGCAGCTGGGTTCAAACGAAGAGTTCAAATGTCAATTACGGGTTTCGTCTTTATTAAGCTTGCACCGAAGCCTAAACCAAAAGCCGAAAACGCAGAGCCCAGTGTGAAGAAGTCTCCAAAAGCAGCCAAG
This DNA window, taken from Astatotilapia calliptera chromosome 5, fAstCal1.2, whole genome shotgun sequence, encodes the following:
- the h1m gene encoding linker histone H1M — protein: MPPKRPPAYSTEPSDSSTSEASVDEKPEKKSDAAPHPSTAIMVKEALQALDSRKGVSSQAILKYITEKYPSVDLARLKTLVRKNLKKGVENGTLVKPGNSSATTATRRFRLAPKPKPKAENAEPSVKKSPKAAKDGAKKPGKAGATKKKDAANGQTKSKEDSKPPKKLKDEEASTSKVAPAKKPKAKKAKPTGDGEETADSTKTKAKKTKESKPGKAKVAKADSKVASKSSGK